A genome region from Gadus chalcogrammus isolate NIFS_2021 chromosome 7, NIFS_Gcha_1.0, whole genome shotgun sequence includes the following:
- the srms gene encoding tyrosine-protein kinase Srms — translation MEDCCRTCMPCLGCMWNCIWPEFHYPNVPINDDTGATRRPADIRTISGDISVPSPKKRPVQLYAALFDFEARSEEELTVKEGDKLSVIEKRGDYVLAKKLTGSLESGLVPANYVAILQDEFAKHKWYYGNINRGKAETLLLASQNQDGSFLVRISESHSDEYTISARSEGKVYHFRIQRSSIGAYFVSDKLSFGTLGELINYYQNNSRSLGVPLGLPCAQQRELFDMEPWERPREEFQLHRKLGEGHFGAVWEATWTTEHRKVAIKMLKQEDTKQDEFVKEVQALKSLHHPKLIQLLALCSRGEPVYIVTELMSKGSLKAYLASPEGQVLKSAHLIYMGSQVAEGMAYLEDRHIVHRDLAARNILVAEDLVCKVADFGLARIIKDSVYTASRSTKIPVRWTAPEAALHQRFSVKSDVWSFGVLLYEMMSRGKMPYDGKSNKEVLELLASGFRLPSPARCPQNIYRIMLDCWAPEALKRPSFHALHSQLDSIYAHIYFKTIEV, via the exons ATGGAGGACTGCTGTCGCACCTGTATGCCATGTCTCGGCTGTATGTGGAACTGTATATGGCCGGAATTCCATTACCCAAACGTGCCCATCAACGACGACACCGGCGCGACGCGACGTCCCGCGGACATTCGGACCATCTCCGGTGACATCAGCGTCCCGTCGCCCAAGAAGCGGCCGGTGCAGTTGTACGCGGCGCTGTTCGACTTCGAAGCCCGCAGCGAAGAGGAGCTAACGGTGAAGGAGGGCGACAAACTCTCTGTGATCGAAAAACGGGGGGACTACGTGCTTGCCAAGAAGCTCACCGGTTCTCTGGAGTCCGGGTTGGTCCCTGCCAACTACGTGGCCATCCTCCAGGACGAGTTTGCCAAACACAA GTGGTACTATGGCAACATTAATCGTGGGAAAGCGGAAACCCTTCTTTTGGCCTctcagaaccaagatggctccTTTCTGGTGCGCATCAGCGAGAGCCATAGCGACGAGTACACCATATCAG CCCGGAGCGAGGGCAAGGTGTACCACTTCCGGATCCAGCGCTCCTCCATCGGAGCCTACTTTGTGTCCGACAAGCTGTCCTTCGGCACGCTGGGAGAGCTGATCAACTACTACCAGAACAACTCCCGTAGCCTGGGTGTGCCACTGGGCCTGCCCTGTGCACAGCAG CGGGAGCTGTTTGACATGGAGCCCTGGGAGCGACCCAGAGAAGAGTTCCAGCTGCACCGGAAGCTGGGAGAGGGCCACTTCGGAGCGGTGTGGGAGGCCACCTGGACCACGGAGCACCGGAAGGTGGCCATCAAGATGCTGaagcaag aggaCACCAAGCAGGATGAGTTTGTGAAGGAGGTGCAGGCGCTGAAGAGCCTCCACCACCCCAAGCTGATCCAGCTGCTGGCGCTGTGCTCCAGAGGGGAGCCTGTCTACATCGTCACCGAGCTCATGTCCAAGGGCAGCCTCAAGGCCTACCTGGCCT ctccagAGGGCCAGGTGCTGAAGTCGGCCCACCTGATCTACATGGGCAGCCAGGTGGCGGAGGGTATGGCCTACCTCGAGGACCGCCACATCGTGCACCGGGACCTGGCGGCTAGGAACATCCTGGTGGCCGAGGACCTGGTCTGCAAGGTGGCCGACTTCGGCCTGGCCCGCATCATCAAG gacaGCGTGTACACCGCCAGCCGCAGCACCAAGATCCCCGTGCGCTGGACGGCGCCGGAGGCCGCGCTCCACCAGCGCTTCTCCGTCAAGTCTGACGTCTGGTCGTTTGGCGTTCTGCTCTACGAGATGATGTCACGAGGGAAGATGCCTTACGATG GGAAGAGCAACAAGGAGGTTCTGGAGCTGCTGGCGTCGGGCTTCCGCCTGCCCAGTCCCGCGCGGTGCCCCCAGAACATCTACCGCATCATGCTGGACTGCTGGGCCCCCGAGGCCCTCAAGAGGCCCTCCTTCCACGCCCTGCACAGCCAGCTGGACTCCATCTACGCCCACATCTACTTCAAGACCATCGAAGTGTAG
- the ptk6b gene encoding protein-tyrosine kinase 6b has protein sequence MLHFIILQEDTIPKSLSIVTTCRSSSSNEFHPCPAQRAGVLPRLGPVQDPLFMGGYCCKACRCRNLLGEKIFGHKNVDRVKVEQPQRDAEVPTGDTNIDGSLIYKALFPYESRHDDELSFQEGDIFHVITSNGDWWTVRKIDKDGCDLGSGFVPFNYLEKEGSMVAQPWYFGEMSRFEAQSHLTDPKNMNGAFLIRMSPKDGVGYVLCVRQGSKVKHCLIGQSDGGFALETTQSFSSLADLVLHYQTHQILTREPLGQPCKRREPHTADLSKATVDEWELPKDEFTLEEQLGSGFFAEVYRGRWKNRITVAIKIIKSDSELNHKEFQREVQILKALRHPHLISLMAVCSASPPYYIITELMQKGNLLSFLRGREGGALEAEPLIDMAAQVADGMAYLEEKNSIHRDLAARNVLVGENYICKVADFGLARIIKEPFYITLDRKIPYKWTAPEAISHGKFSNKSDVWSFGVLLYEIMSRGGTPYPALSNQEVYQQVTTGYRMPAPPSCPKAIYSIMTECWQADPRSRPDFKELCVRLGCGTYLFE, from the exons ATGTTGCACTTTATTATTCTCCAGGAAGATACCATACCAAAGTCTCTGTCAATTGTCACAACTTGTCGCAGTTCAAGTTCAAACGAGTTTCACCCTTGCCCTGCTCAACGGGCGGGTGTGCTCCCGCGCCTTGGTCCCGTCCAGGATCCTCTCTTTATGGGGGGATATTGTTGCAAAGCTTGCCGGTGTCGGAATCTCTTGGGCGAAAAGATTTTCGGGCACAAAAATGTCGATAGGGTGAAAGTAGAGCAGCCGCAAAGAGATGCAGAAGTTCCGACCGGGGACACGAACATAGATGGGTCTTTGATCTACAAGGCGCTTTTCCCTTACGAATCCCGGCACGACGACGAATTGTCCTTCCAAGAAGGAGATATTTTCCATGTCATCACTAGCAACGGCGACTGGTGGACCGTGCGGAAGATAGACAAGGATGGGTGCGATTTGGGTTCTGGTTTCGTCCCGTTCAACTACCTGGAGAAGGAAGGGTCTATGGTCGCACAACC CTGGTATTTTGGGGAGATGAGTCGGTTTGAGGCACAGAGCCACCTCACTGATCCAAAGAACATGAACGGTGCTTTCCTGATCCGCATGAGCCCGAAGGACGGCGTGGGATACGTGCTCTGTG tgagGCAGGGGAGCAAAGTGAAGCACTGTTTGATCGGCCAGAGTGACGGGGGGTTCGCCCTGGAGACGACCCAGTCGTTCAGCTCCCTCGCGGACCTCGTGCTCCACTACCAAACACACCAGATCCTCACCCGCGAACCACTGGGACAGCCCTGCAAGAGG AGAGAGCCCCATACTGCAGACCTCTCCAAGGCCACGGTGGATGAGTGGGAGCTCCCCAAGGACGAGTTCACCCTGGAGGAGCAGCTTGGCAGCGGCTTCTTTGCCGAAGTGTACCGCGGCCGCTGGAAGAACCGCATAACCGTGGCCATTAAGATCATCAAGAGCG ACTCTGAGCTGAACCATAAGGAGTTTCAGAGGGAGGTGCAGATTCTCAAAGCCCTGCGTCACCCTCACCTCATCTCCCTGATGGCCGTGtgctccgcctcccccccctaTTACATCATCACCGAGCTCATGCAGAAGGGCAACCTGCTCAGCTTCCTCcgag gtagagaggggggggcactGGAGGCGGAGCCTCTGATTGACATGGCTGCCCAGGTGGCTGATGGGATGGCATATCTGgaggagaagaacagcatcCACAGAGATCTGGCGGCTCGCAACGTCCTGGTGGGGGAAAACTACATCTGTAAGGTGGCAGACTTTGGACTGGCTCGGATCATCAAG GAGCCCTTCTACATCACACTGGACCGGAAGATTCCGTACAAATGGACTGCCCCGGAGGCCATCAGCCACGGGAAGTTCTCCAACAAGTCCGACGTGTGGTCCTTCGGCGTGCTGCTGTATGAGATCATGAGCCGCGGAGGCACTCCCTATCCAG CCCTCAGCAATCAGGAAGTGTATCAGCAGGTTACCACCGGTTACCGTATGCCAGCTCCTCCCAGCTGCCCTAAAGCCATATACAGCATCATGACGGAGTGCTGGCAGGCAGACCCACGCTCCAGGCCCGACTTCAAGGAGCTCTGCGTGCGGCTGGGCTGCGGCACTTATTTATTTGAGTGA
- the LOC130386345 gene encoding tripartite motif-containing protein 54-like: MALPVDLSSLRGFQGAEREAALGTLEKQLLCPICLEIFTKPVVILPCQHNLCRRCANELYQPSLYQARTTMSVNSGRFRCPTCRQEVVLDRHGVYGLQRNLLVENIIDVYKQELTTTTTTTSPAPAARPVGGGTCADHEGEKLNIYCLTCQKPTCSLCKVFGSHRLCNVAPLTDIHLQKKGELEQELSSLMAKNDQVQAFINELELTWRNVEDNSKSHKQSVSDQFNAILSILEERRKVMTQRISSEAEEKTGHARSLIQRYGDSIEANSQLLETASKTMEEPDLAAFVQTSGEMIKKVRAATSSSSSKKFEPDGKNINHYRFDFSRQEKALRSVDFTRVEKEIPTLLPPEREHLPVDLKPEETFPEKPQPAKANYLEERKESKLEASAEILQPKNQRQFTQIPKQESVVQNIDCVFNQVLEPILAFIPPLTPTQPVLATTDPVSLVLGAVVASYEPTQLLPEQRMDNRARKDQTVLRERGKERAEKSREEETQEESKQVTGFKAPDSIKEIQCEDQDGINTQQAVIILFYLLAFLLILQRVCCFMFT, from the exons ATGGCTCTGCCCGTGGACCTGAGCTCCCTGCGGGGCTTccagggggcagagagggaggcagcCCTGGGTACGCTGGAGAAGCAACTGCTGTGTCCCATCTGCCTGGAAATCTTCACCAAGCCCGTGGTCATCCTGCCCTGTCAACACAACCTCTGCCGGAGGTGTGCTAACGAGCTGTACCAG CCATCCCTGTACCAGGCTCGGACCACCATGTCGGTCAACAGCGGTCGCTTCCGCTGTCCCAcctgcagacaggaagtggtgcTGGACCGCCACGGCGTGTACGGCCTGCAGCGCAACCTGCTGGTGGAGAACATTATCGACGTCTACAAACAAGagctcaccaccaccacgaccaccaccag CCCCGCCCCTGCAGCCaggcctgtggggggggggacatgtgcAGACCATGAGGGCGAGAAGCTGAACATCTACTGCCTTACCTGCCAGAAACCCACATGCTCTCTCTGCAAGGTGTTTGGATCTCACCGGCTCTGCAATGTGGCTCCGCTGACTGACATCCACCTGCAGAAGAAG gGTGAGTTGGAGCAGGAGCTGTCCTCTCTGATGGCCAAAAACGACCAGGTCCAGGCCTTTATCAATGAACTGGAGCTCACCTGGAGGAACGTAGag GACAACAGTAAGAGCCATAAGCAGAGTGTGTCTGATCAGTTTAACGCCATTCTCTCTATCCTGGAGGAAAGAAGAAAG GTAATGACCCAGCGAATCAGCTCCGAGGCGGAGGAGAAAACAGGCCACGCCCGGTCGCTTATTCAACGCTACGGAGACAGCATTGAAGCAAACAGCCAACTCTTGGAGACCGCCTCAAAGACCATGGAAGAGCCAGATCTAGCTGCTtttgtccag ACCTCAGGAGAAATGATCAAGAA AGTGAGGGCTGCGACCAGTTCCAGCTCCTCAAAGAAGTTTGAACCAGATGGCAAAAACATAAATCATTACAGGTTTGACTTCAGCAGACAGGAAAAAGCACTACGCAGTGTCGACTTCACCAGAG TTGAAAAGGAAATTCCTACACTGCTACCACCAGAGCGAGAACATCTCCCTGTAGACCTAAAACCAGAAGAAACCTTCCCTGAAAAGCCACAACCAGCGAAAGCAAACTATCTTGAAGAGCGAAAAGAATCGAAGCTCGAAGCTTCAGCTGAAATCTTGCAACCCAAAAACCAACGGCAGTTCACCCAGATACCCAAACAAGAGTCGGTCGTGCAAAACATTGATTGTGTTTTCAATCAAGTGTTGGAGCCAATTCTGGCATTTATCCCACCACTAACACCAACTCAGCCCGTTTTAGCCACAACTGACCCTGTTTCCCTGGTACTGGGTGCTGTGGTGGCTTCCTATGAACCTACACAGCTGTTACCAGAACAGCGAATGGACAACCGAGCTCGAAAGGATCAGAcggtgctgagagagagggggaaggaaagAGCAGAAAAgtcaagagaggaggagacacaagAGGAGAGTAAACAGGTGACAGGCTTCAAAGCTCCAGACTCCATCAAGGAAATCCAGTGTGAAGACCAGGATGGAATAAACACACAGCAG GCTGTCATCATACTCTTTTATCTGTTGGCCTTCCTGCTCATCCTGCAAAGAGTATGCTGCTTCATGTTTACATAA